Genomic window (Candidatus Margulisiibacteriota bacterium):
GACTTATCGGACTTTTTCTATTCAGCATATCTCTCGCGACCAGCGCTTTCCCCCAGATTTTCACATTAGCCATCATCTGTAATGACTTCTTCTGAGTGCTTCCTACAATCTCAACAGGGATGGTCACGAGCCCCTGGGTTTTATCGGGACTCATGACCACTATTTTGTAGGAGCCTTCCGGGAATATTACCGACGGATGTTTCATGCATTCGATTTCCATTCTGCTAAAATTTTTATCTGTAAAATTTTTCTGCAGCTCTTTTTTAATCTTTGATTCCAATTCATTGAAATCTATAGTAACTGCCTGGAGAGCATTACAACAAAATATTAAAATAATAATTATTAAACTTTTTTTCATATTTTTTATGATCTTCTCAAATTATTTGTCATGGCCAATATTTCATCCGATGACTGGATAGCTTTAGAATTAATTTCATAAGCTCTCTGAGCCATGATCATCTTGATCATTTCTTCAGCTATATCCACGTTGGAATTTTCCAGATAACCCTGAGCCAGAGTGCCCAATCCGTTTGTCCCCGGATTTTCTATAATGGGCTCTCCTGAAACCGGTGTTTGCAATACCAGATTGCGGCCCATATTTTCCAGACCTGCGGGATTGGCGAAATAGGCTATTTGTATCTGACCTATTTCTGTTGTAGTGGAATCACCGGTTTTGGTCATTGTGATTTTTCCTTCAGGGCTGATAAACACATCTTTGGCATCCTCAGGAATTTGGACCATAGGATATAAATAAAACCCA
Coding sequences:
- a CDS encoding flagellar hook-basal body complex protein codes for the protein LDVAIEGEGFYQVQMPNGDMGYTRAGNFKKDGEGYLTTADGFYLYPMVQIPEDAKDVFISPEGKITMTKTGDSTTTEIGQIQIAYFANPAGLENMGRNLVLQTPVSGEPIIENPGTNGLGTLAQGYLENSNVDIAEEMIKMIMAQRAYEINSKAIQSSDEILAMTNNLRRS
- the flgA gene encoding flagellar basal body P-ring formation chaperone FlgA encodes the protein MKKSLIIIILIFCCNALQAVTIDFNELESKIKKELQKNFTDKNFSRMEIECMKHPSVIFPEGSYKIVVMSPDKTQGLVTIPVEIVGSTQKKSLQMMANVKIWGKALVARDMLNRKSPISPDNIQVKEVDLTPLLSAHKTYYRNFEQVRNLRALAYLKKGDILCESNTERNPDVNINKILAMTATRSNIEIKIQVKALEEGFIGNTIKVLNMKHNKTLTARIINSDEAVLVN